From Nicotiana tabacum cultivar K326 chromosome 20, ASM71507v2, whole genome shotgun sequence, one genomic window encodes:
- the LOC107808529 gene encoding uncharacterized protein LOC107808529: protein MSFTTCLNDILHSMGHNINEYKLIAENFKASKATKEEREIFFERNIIVTEEELLLRQKLNHEQQMTYNVIIDRISSNRLGAFFVDSPGGTGKFFLYRALLATVRSKGFISLATATSGVAASILPGGRTAHSRFKISIDIDENFSCNISKQSSLACLIRDAKLIVWDEVSMAKKKMIETFDLLLKDLLNTNVLFGGKVVVFGENMRAKTDPAFSEYLMRIGNGKEPLTSENKIEIPKSFIVPYTTERESLNALSETTFPNMHAFFCDASSVTSRVILTTKNNFVNEINDMLIDKFPKEAKHSL from the exons ATGTCGTTTACCACATGTCTCAATGACATCTTACATTCGATGGGACATAACATTAATGAGTATAAACTTATCGCTGAAAATTTCAAGGCTTCAAAGGCTaccaaagaagaaagagaaatattCTTCGAAAGAAACATAATCGTTACCGAAGAAGAGCTATTACTACGACAAAAGTTGAACCATGAACAACAGATGACATACAATGTGATTATAGACAGAATATCTTCGAACAGACTGGGAGCTTTTTTTGTTGACAGTCCTGGAGGAACAggtaaattttttttatatcGTGCCTTATTAGCTACTGTGCGATCTAAAGGATTTATTTCTCTAGCAACAGCAACCTCTGGAGTTGCGGCTTCAATTCTTCCAGGTGGTCGTACAGCTCATTCCCGTTTTAAAATTTCCATTGACATTGATGAAAATTTTAGTTGCAATATTAGCAAACAAAGTTCACTTGCCTGTTTGATTCGAGATGCAAAATTAATTGTATGGGATGAAGTATCGATGGCAAAAAAGAAAATGATTGAAACTTTTGATTTACTTTTGAAAGATCTCTTGAATACTAATGTGCTTTTTGGTGGTAAAGTTGTTGTCTTTGGTG AAAACATGCGTGCAAAAACTGATCCAGCCTTTTCTGAATATTTGATGAGAATAGGAAATGGAAAAGAACCTCTTACTTCTGAAAACAAAATTGAAATTCCAAAATCATTTATTGTCCCTTATACTACTGAACGGGAATCTTTGAATGCATTATCTGAAACAACATTTCCTAACATGCATGCTTTCTTCTGTGATGCATCTTCTGTAACTTCCCGTGTTATTTTGACGAcgaaaaataattttgtaaatgaAATAAATGATATGCTTATAGACAAATTTCCAAAAGAAGCTAAACATTCGTTGTAA
- the LOC142174627 gene encoding uncharacterized protein LOC142174627, producing the protein MLQGLIDILRLGERDASNIGKQIFLPVTFIGGPRDMHRRYMDAISLVQQFGKPDLFITMTCNPSWPEIKEHLLPTDEAQNRPDLISRVFRAKIEELKTDILKEISLEKLQLLCIL; encoded by the coding sequence ATGCTACAAGGACTCattgatattttaagacttggaGAAAGAGACGCTTCAAATATAGGAAAACAAATATTCCTTCCTGTTACTTTTATAGGCGGACCAAGAGACATGCATCGACGCTACATGGATGCTATTTCTTTGGTACAACAATTTGGAAAACCTGATCTATTCATAACGATGACTTGTAACCCATCTTGGCCCGAGATAAAAGAGCACTTGCTACCAACTGACGAAGCACAGAACAGACCTGATTTAATTAGTCGAGTTTTTAGGGCAAAGATAGAAGAACTAAAAaccgatatattaaaagaaatatcTTTGGAGAAGTTGCAGCTTTTATGTATACTATAG